Proteins from one Sander lucioperca isolate FBNREF2018 chromosome 16, SLUC_FBN_1.2, whole genome shotgun sequence genomic window:
- the LOC116066761 gene encoding polymeric immunoglobulin receptor-like, with amino-acid sequence MNVRPTLICFFFLSLQDGNSGLAKAQISVYRRTEGEDIRVTYSFYQSGTTKFFCKNECKQGDLLIETTDVTAQNGRYGIKYEELQSGAVVSVSISQLTRSDSGLYRCGLGSPLSAASYRDFEVIVVDALLDGDLSEVKTLHKTTGGDVVVGCYFSVFRTRKYFCKEQCEDKDILVETSDVSAQRDRYSIRYVYVRGSPPGGFVYVTISQLTRSDSGLYRCGLDRPLSRDPYREFRIVVTDGEFNLENENDYFCLKKDSLTAATVLKCEPNKPAVQQTHT; translated from the exons ATGAACGTCCGTCCCACTTTGAtctgcttcttcttcctct CTCTGCAGGATGGAAACTCTGGGCTCGCCAAAGCCCAAATCTCTGTCTATAGAAGAACTGAAGGAGAAGATATCAGAGTTACATACTCTTTTTATCAGTCTGGAACCACGAAGTTCTTCTGTaagaatgaatgtaaacaaggaGATCTTCTCATTGAAACAACTGATGTCACAGCTCAGAACGGCAGATACGGGATTAAATATGAAGAACTTCAATCAGGAGCAGTTGTTTCCGTCAGCATCTCCCAGCTGACCAGGTCTGACTCAGGACTCTACAGGTGTGGTCTGGGTAGTCCTTTATCTGCAGCTTCATACAGAGACTTTGAAGTAATTGTTGTAGATG CACTGCTGGATGGAGATCTTTCTGAAGTCAAAACCCTCCATAAGACAACTGGAGGAGATGTTGTTGTAGGATGCTACTTTTCTGTCTTTAGAACCAGGAAGTACTTCTGTAAGGAACAATGTGAAGACAAAGACATTCTGGTTGAAACATCCGATGTCAGCgctcagagagacagatacagcATCAGATATGTATATGTAAGAGGATCTCCACCTGGAGGATTTGTGTATGTGACCATCTCCCAGCTGACCAGGTCTGACTCAGGACTCTACAGGTGTGGTCTGGACAGACCTTTGTCTCGGGATCCTTACCGTGAGTTTAGGATCGTTGTCACAGATGGTGAGTTTAATCTGGAGAATGAAAATGATTATTTCTGTCTGAAGAAAGATTCACTTACAGCTGCTACAGTTTTAAAGTGTGAACCCAACAAACCAGCAgttcagcagacacacacatga